A single window of Gossypium arboreum isolate Shixiya-1 chromosome 13, ASM2569848v2, whole genome shotgun sequence DNA harbors:
- the LOC108462707 gene encoding rhamnogalacturonan I rhamnosyltransferase 1-like, whose amino-acid sequence MGFSEARFEETEGGEMKEKPYSNKMSLKYISMAKAEKLKSLILARIRVARLNLWVTRALSMLLLLGITMQLKSLGETVSSSRTPTSTFSYPLPPERVYENNGYLMVSSNGGLNQMRSGICDMVTVARFLNVTLIVPELDNTSFWNDDSQFADIFDVEYFIASLRDEVRILKELPPQQKGKVAESLFSMPPISWSNMTYYYNVILPRIQTTEVVHFQKTDARLANNGLPVEVQKLRCRVNYEALRFAPPIQALAEKIVRILRDKGPFLVLHLRYEMDMIAFSGCNEGCNEQEIDELTKMRYAYPWWKEKVIDSAQKRLAGLCPLTPEEIALTLQALGIDHNIQVYIAAGDIYGGERRLATLRAAYPNLVKKETLLPSSELDPFRNHSNQMAALDYYVAVQSETFVPTNGGNMAKVVEGHRRYLGFKKTILLNRKAVVDLVDLYKAGSISWDKFSSEMKKAHADRIGNPAERLVIPGKPKEEDYFYTNPEECLASFDEPQLSNDDHQ is encoded by the exons ATGGGTTTTAGTGAGGCAAGGTTTGAAGAGACGGAGGGTGGAGAAATGAAGGAGAAACCCTACAGCAATAAGATGAGTTTGAAGTATATAAGCATGGCTAAGGCTGAAAAGCTGAAGAGCTTAATCCTTGCTCGGATCCGAGTGGCTCGACTTAACTTGTGGGTGACCAGAGCTCTAAGCATGCTCCTGCTTTTGGGTATCACCATGCAGTTGAAATCACTGGGAGAAACAGTTTCTTCATCGAGGACCCCTACTTCCACCTTTTCTTACCCTCTTCCCCCTGAAA GGGTGTATGAGAACAATGGTTATCTGATGGTATCTTCAAATGGAGGATTGAATCAGATGCGATCTGGT ATCTGTGATATGGTAACAGTTGCCAGATTCTTGAATGTGACCCTCATAGTTCCTGAATTAGATAATACATCGTTTTGGAATGACGACAG TCAGTTTGCAGATATATTTGATGTAGAATACTTCATTGCATCACTGAGAGACGAAGTTCGGATATTGAAAGAGCTGCCACCTCAGCAAAAGGGGAAGGTGGCTGAATCTCTCTTCTCGATGCCACCTATCAGCTGGTCTAACATGACTTATTACTATAATGTG ATTCTTCCACGAATTCAAACGACTGAAGTGGTGCATTTCCAGAAAACGGATGCAAGGCTTGCTAACAATGGACTTCCAGTGGAAGTCCAAAAGCTGCGTTGCCGAGTAAACTATGAAGCACTGAGGTTTGCACCTCCCATTCAAGCATTGGCCGAGAAGATTGTAAGGATTCTAAGAGACAAAGGTCCTTTCCTAGTTCTTCATCTCAGATACGAAATGGATATGATTGCTTTCTCTGGTTGTAATGAAGGTTGCAATGAACAAGAGATTGACGAGTTAACCAAAATGAG ATATGCATATCCATGgtggaaagaaaaagtaattgattCGGCGCAGAAAAGGCTAGCAGGTTTATGCCCTTTAACTCCTGAAGAAATAGCACTAACGTTACAGGCATTGGGTATCGATCACAATATCCAAGTTTATATAGCTGCTGGTGATATATATGGAGGGGAAAGGAGATTGGCAACCCTTAGAGCAGCTTATCCCAATTTG GTGAAGAAGGAAACACTACTACCATCTTCAGAGCTTGATCCTTTCAGGAACCATTCGAACCAGATGGCAGCATTGGATTATTATGTGGCAGTGCAAAGTGAAACTTTCGTTCCAACAAATGGAGGCAACATGGCCAAAGTGGTCGAAGGCCATAGacg ATACCTGGGGTTCAAGAAAACAATTCTGTTGAACCGAAAGGCAGTAGTGGATTTAGTGGATCTGTATAAAGCTGGATCAATAAGCTGGGATAAATTCTCATCAGAAATGAAAAAAGCACATGCAGATCGGATCGGGAATCCGGCAGAAAGATTGGTGATCCCTGGTAAGCCTAAGGAAGAAGATTACTTTTATACAAATCCAGAAGAATGTTTGGCAAGTTTTGATGAACCACAACTATCTAATGATGATCACCAATAA